Proteins encoded within one genomic window of Edaphobacter lichenicola:
- a CDS encoding flotillin family protein codes for MPNSVVIIVGLVVLATLALALLMAKMFRKAGPNEAIIVYGFRGPRVIKGGGAVIFPVVENSRQLSLELMSFDVAPQQDLYTKQGVAVTVEAVAQIKVRSDKESILTAAEQFLTKSPDQREGLIRLVMEGHLRGIIGQLTVEQIVKEPEMVAERMRSTCMDDMSKMGLEVISFTIREVRDKNEYITNMGRPDVARIRRDAEIAAAEAERDTAIRRAIALREAAVAKASADQDRVIAETASLAKQAEAQRDLDIQKAQFMEQSRRQEAQADKAYELQTNVMQQKVVAEQVRVQQVEKQEQVKVQEAEILRHEKELIATVLKGSEIERQRIENIAQADKARIMMEAEGRAAATKLQGEAEANIIFQKGDAEAKAMNVKAAAYQEWTQAAVVDKLITNMADVVRAMAEPLSKVDKITIVSTGNDGATGANKITGEMTKIAAQVPALFEALSGMNLHDLMSNVKAMKPRDDGNSPQA; via the coding sequence ATGCCGAACTCGGTCGTTATTATTGTTGGCCTGGTAGTTCTCGCCACACTCGCATTAGCCCTTCTGATGGCTAAGATGTTTCGCAAAGCTGGTCCTAACGAAGCGATTATTGTCTATGGATTCCGTGGGCCGCGCGTTATCAAGGGCGGCGGCGCGGTGATCTTTCCAGTCGTGGAAAACTCTCGCCAGCTTTCGCTGGAGCTGATGAGCTTTGATGTTGCGCCGCAGCAGGATCTCTACACCAAGCAGGGCGTCGCGGTGACTGTGGAGGCGGTTGCGCAGATTAAAGTCCGTTCGGACAAAGAGTCGATCCTTACTGCGGCGGAGCAGTTTCTGACGAAGTCTCCTGATCAACGCGAGGGCCTCATTCGGCTGGTGATGGAGGGCCATCTGCGCGGCATTATTGGTCAGCTTACCGTTGAGCAGATTGTGAAAGAGCCTGAGATGGTGGCCGAACGGATGCGCTCCACCTGTATGGATGACATGAGCAAGATGGGGCTTGAGGTGATCTCTTTTACGATTCGCGAGGTGCGCGATAAGAACGAGTACATCACGAACATGGGCCGTCCCGATGTGGCTCGGATTCGGCGCGATGCCGAGATTGCAGCGGCAGAGGCTGAGCGCGATACGGCGATTCGCCGCGCCATCGCACTGCGCGAGGCAGCAGTCGCCAAGGCCTCGGCCGATCAGGATCGCGTGATCGCAGAGACGGCATCGCTTGCAAAACAGGCTGAAGCTCAACGTGACCTTGATATCCAGAAGGCGCAGTTCATGGAGCAGAGCCGTCGCCAGGAGGCTCAGGCGGATAAGGCGTACGAACTCCAGACCAACGTCATGCAACAGAAGGTAGTTGCCGAGCAGGTCCGCGTGCAACAGGTTGAGAAGCAGGAGCAGGTAAAGGTGCAGGAGGCTGAAATTCTGCGTCATGAAAAGGAGCTGATTGCGACGGTTCTCAAGGGCTCGGAGATCGAGCGTCAGCGCATCGAAAATATCGCTCAGGCCGATAAGGCTCGCATCATGATGGAGGCGGAGGGTCGCGCGGCAGCTACGAAGCTGCAGGGCGAGGCGGAGGCCAACATCATCTTCCAGAAGGGCGACGCAGAGGCGAAGGCCATGAACGTCAAGGCCGCAGCTTATCAGGAGTGGACGCAGGCCGCAGTCGTCGACAAGCTGATTACCAATATGGCCGATGTTGTTCGCGCGATGGCCGAGCCTCTCAGCAAGGTCGACAAGATCACGATTGTCTCGACTGGAAACGATGGGGCAACAGGAGCCAACAAGATTACGGGGGAGATGACGAAGATCGCCGCCCAGGTTCCTGCGCTCTTCGAGGCCCTCTCCGGGATGAATCTTCACGATCTGATGTCGAACGTCAAAGCGATGAAGCCTCGCGATGACGGCAATAGTCCACAGGCCTGA
- a CDS encoding PspA/IM30 family protein — translation MALLERVGTLLRANINDLIEKAEDPEKLAKQLVLDMENQLLQVKTQVAIAIADQHLLQKKLKEHEDAMNQWNRKAELAVQKQQDDLARAALERSLSNQQMTANFGQQLEDQKAETETLRNAFNRLQQKLSETRSACELLIAQQRRARTVGKANAARTIAASHQRSTAMNRLRSSIQRDEADNFASHMVLESQSLEDRLNTLEREDQIERLLEDLKSRQPRLS, via the coding sequence ATGGCACTGCTTGAGCGTGTAGGAACACTCTTACGAGCCAACATCAACGACCTTATCGAGAAGGCGGAAGATCCTGAGAAGCTGGCAAAACAACTCGTGCTTGATATGGAGAACCAGCTTCTCCAGGTTAAGACACAGGTTGCTATCGCCATCGCCGATCAGCACCTTCTTCAGAAAAAACTGAAGGAGCACGAGGATGCTATGAACCAGTGGAATCGGAAGGCCGAGCTCGCGGTGCAGAAGCAGCAGGATGATCTGGCGCGCGCCGCGCTTGAACGCAGCCTGAGCAACCAGCAGATGACGGCAAACTTTGGACAGCAGCTTGAGGACCAGAAAGCTGAGACGGAGACTCTTCGCAACGCCTTCAATCGGTTGCAGCAGAAGCTGTCCGAGACGCGCTCGGCCTGCGAGTTATTGATCGCTCAGCAACGTCGCGCCCGCACGGTAGGCAAGGCGAACGCTGCCCGCACGATCGCTGCCTCGCACCAGAGATCGACCGCCATGAACCGGCTGCGCTCGAGCATTCAGCGCGACGAAGCCGACAACTTCGCCAGCCACATGGTTCTTGAATCTCAATCTCTTGAAGACCGGCTCAACACCTTGGAGAGAGAGGATCAGATTGAGCGCCTGCTCGAAGATCTCAAGAGCAGACAACCGCGCTTGAGTTGA
- a CDS encoding GNAT family N-acetyltransferase, with translation MNQTALEFKIREFEPGDEIAFRTLNEEWITREFVLEPKDVYSLSDPQATILDRGGRIFFAIQNGETVGCCALVAMKPGEFEVAKMAVTQACQGTGIGRRLLQAVVDEARTSGATRLYLETNHKLTPAIHLYEAVGFKRLPPDRVVPSPYARADVSMELSFPTP, from the coding sequence ATGAACCAGACAGCCCTGGAGTTCAAGATCCGAGAGTTCGAACCGGGAGACGAGATCGCCTTTCGCACCCTCAACGAAGAGTGGATCACCCGCGAGTTCGTCCTCGAGCCCAAGGACGTGTACTCCCTCTCCGACCCACAGGCAACCATCCTCGATCGCGGCGGCCGCATCTTCTTCGCCATTCAAAACGGCGAGACCGTCGGCTGCTGTGCTCTGGTCGCGATGAAGCCCGGAGAGTTCGAAGTAGCCAAGATGGCCGTAACCCAAGCATGCCAGGGAACCGGAATCGGACGCCGACTCCTCCAGGCCGTCGTCGACGAAGCAAGGACCTCAGGAGCAACCCGGCTCTATCTCGAAACCAACCACAAGCTAACTCCAGCCATTCACCTCTACGAAGCCGTCGGCTTCAAACGGCTCCCACCAGACCGCGTAGTGCCGTCTCCGTACGCCCGCGCAGACGTCTCGATGGAGCTATCGTTCCCCACTCCCTAA
- a CDS encoding LysR substrate-binding domain-containing protein has product MNDQIELRHLRYFLAVAETLHFSKAARRLGMAQPPLSQQIKRLEQMLGHALFERTTRGVKLTAAGHLLARRARSTMEKVDEDLAQVRRLGRGEEGTLTVGFSGSVMFTELPAAIRSFRRRYPKVELRLRELVTSAQIAALLNGQIDLAFLRDGDPTEGIRITTLLKEKYVAVLPEAHPLAGRKTLGVKALEGEPFIMFARRMGPLAYDRTIACCERSGFRPNIVQDAPQWLTLVRLVAAGLGVTLAPACVARVAMPGAVYREVKGACRTSIDLGVKAGAESVLARNFIEIANQHLAG; this is encoded by the coding sequence ATGAATGACCAGATTGAACTGCGGCATCTGCGCTACTTTTTGGCGGTCGCTGAGACGCTTCACTTCAGCAAGGCGGCGAGGCGTCTGGGGATGGCGCAGCCTCCGTTGAGCCAGCAGATCAAACGGTTGGAACAGATGCTTGGTCATGCTCTGTTTGAGCGGACGACACGTGGCGTGAAGCTGACGGCTGCTGGGCATCTGCTTGCGCGACGGGCGCGGAGCACGATGGAGAAGGTGGACGAGGACCTTGCCCAGGTTCGGCGGTTGGGGCGCGGCGAAGAGGGGACGCTGACGGTGGGTTTCAGCGGCTCGGTGATGTTTACGGAGCTGCCGGCGGCGATTCGGAGCTTTCGACGCCGTTATCCGAAGGTGGAGCTACGCCTGCGGGAGCTGGTGACGTCTGCGCAGATTGCCGCTCTGTTGAATGGGCAGATCGATCTTGCGTTTCTGCGGGATGGAGATCCGACGGAGGGGATTCGCATCACTACGTTGTTGAAAGAAAAGTACGTGGCTGTGTTGCCGGAGGCGCATCCGCTGGCTGGTCGAAAGACGCTCGGGGTGAAGGCGCTGGAGGGCGAACCATTCATTATGTTTGCGCGGCGTATGGGGCCGCTGGCCTATGACCGGACGATCGCATGTTGCGAACGGAGCGGGTTTCGTCCGAACATCGTTCAGGATGCGCCGCAGTGGCTGACGCTGGTGCGCCTTGTGGCAGCAGGGCTTGGGGTGACGCTGGCGCCGGCTTGTGTTGCGAGGGTTGCGATGCCGGGAGCGGTGTATCGAGAGGTGAAGGGTGCGTGCCGGACGTCGATTGATCTTGGTGTGAAGGCGGGTGCGGAGAGCGTCCTTGCGAGGAACTTCATCGAGATTGCGAATCAACATCTGGCCGGTTGA
- a CDS encoding helix-turn-helix domain-containing protein has translation MKLSDKIRYLREVEGSLRGLNRAMTQQELVRAIQQENGTGKKAAKSAGKGTISQSYLSQIESGARPHLTNTTRLLLAKFFKVHPGYLVDDPEGYHSELISDLRTAEDKLDLWLVGGVERFRRDPALCQALLTLANHSDSRRCFLLIESILETPALLDRLFQVLRPDDSWLKSSVTQPAAKKAAKRSTK, from the coding sequence ATGAAACTCAGCGATAAAATCCGTTATCTGCGTGAGGTCGAGGGTAGTCTGCGCGGCCTCAATCGGGCCATGACGCAGCAAGAGCTGGTTCGTGCAATTCAACAGGAGAACGGCACGGGCAAAAAAGCGGCCAAAAGCGCGGGCAAGGGAACAATCAGTCAGTCGTATCTGTCGCAGATTGAAAGTGGAGCGCGCCCGCACCTGACGAATACGACGCGGCTGCTGCTGGCGAAGTTCTTCAAGGTTCATCCTGGCTATCTGGTCGATGATCCCGAGGGATATCACTCGGAGTTGATCTCCGACCTGCGAACGGCGGAAGACAAGCTCGACCTCTGGCTGGTCGGCGGTGTCGAACGCTTCCGTCGTGATCCTGCGCTGTGCCAGGCTCTGCTGACACTGGCAAACCATAGTGATTCACGGCGTTGCTTCCTTCTGATTGAGAGCATTCTCGAGACGCCTGCGCTGCTCGATCGCCTGTTTCAGGTTCTTCGTCCTGACGATTCCTGGTTGAAGTCTTCAGTAACTCAGCCGGCTGCAAAGAAAGCAGCGAAACGGAGCACCAAATAA
- a CDS encoding PP2C family protein-serine/threonine phosphatase translates to MLRPAWRLSHSCCLPALLLYVSSLVVSLPTLALGQASVVPPSSASAIAIKGLGRAVAPLDGPWQFHLGDDPNWASPTFDDSHWEQLTAEKPWGEQGHPSYTGYAWYRLHLSLNSAPGDQSSFALLVPHLDDVYEIFWNGSSIGRSGKFPPYPIWYRSTDAPVLYPLNPGTPKSGPEHESQLRGTLAIRVWKAPLTSEDSGQSGGFEGSPIVGYPESLAAYKTSLDYQWLRANQFSFAEFLLYGITGVLCLFSWLRDRQQRTLLWMTGFALSPLIRLILYGMRIPWTVGLSNALGPPVSSIRDISLWFLLLWLLHLDDNPSLIRLVRRFAVVSLAASISDGLLSLLDASVSWFWLIQIADAVLTGIYFITAAVPLALVALAVKQRRRLDLARRLLVIAAFLWGMIQVVQGLAPQGQRFTHWTLADKLRTPLFHLYGNAVSVPTLAGIFLLVALLYAVYRTSMEDHRRRSLLEHEMSSARELQQVLIPETFPSIPGFAVTSAYCPALEVGGDFFQIIPLDGDFTLVILGDVSGKGLKAAIAVSLIVGLVRVLVENTQSPAQLLTKLNRRLCGRLHGGFATCIALRIDPHGNCVLASAGHPPPYLNDRELAIPGSFPLGLFPAVAYEESHLRLQVNDHLALYTDGLLEARNKTGELYGFERIRELFATLPNAARAAEAAVRFGQDDDITVVTLVRVAMGEESTNIAPATSTV, encoded by the coding sequence ATGCTTCGGCCTGCCTGGCGTCTATCGCATTCGTGCTGCCTGCCCGCACTCCTGCTTTACGTCTCCTCCCTCGTCGTATCTCTTCCGACACTCGCGCTCGGCCAGGCATCCGTTGTGCCGCCATCCTCGGCATCCGCTATCGCGATCAAGGGTCTAGGCAGGGCCGTCGCACCGCTCGACGGTCCCTGGCAGTTCCATCTGGGCGACGACCCCAACTGGGCCTCACCCACCTTCGACGACTCCCATTGGGAACAACTCACGGCAGAGAAGCCCTGGGGCGAGCAGGGACACCCCAGTTACACCGGCTATGCCTGGTACCGCCTGCACCTGTCGCTCAACTCGGCGCCAGGAGATCAAAGCAGCTTCGCCCTCCTCGTGCCGCACCTGGACGATGTGTACGAGATCTTCTGGAACGGCAGCTCCATCGGCCGCAGCGGAAAGTTCCCTCCCTACCCCATCTGGTATCGATCCACCGACGCACCCGTCCTCTACCCTCTCAACCCAGGAACCCCTAAGTCCGGACCGGAGCATGAAAGCCAACTTCGCGGCACACTCGCCATCCGCGTCTGGAAGGCTCCTCTTACCTCCGAGGACTCCGGACAATCCGGCGGTTTCGAAGGGTCCCCTATTGTCGGTTATCCCGAATCCCTCGCCGCCTACAAAACCTCGCTGGACTATCAGTGGCTCCGAGCCAATCAATTTTCTTTTGCAGAATTCCTGCTCTACGGAATCACTGGCGTGCTCTGTCTCTTCTCCTGGCTCCGAGATCGGCAGCAGCGAACTCTCTTGTGGATGACCGGATTTGCCCTGAGCCCGCTCATCCGGCTGATCCTCTACGGAATGCGCATCCCCTGGACAGTGGGCCTGTCCAACGCACTGGGACCGCCCGTCTCCTCGATTCGCGACATCTCTCTCTGGTTCCTGCTGCTCTGGCTTCTGCACCTCGACGACAACCCGTCCCTCATCCGGCTTGTCCGTCGCTTCGCCGTTGTCAGCCTGGCAGCCAGTATCTCCGATGGTCTTCTGTCGCTGTTGGATGCGAGCGTGAGTTGGTTCTGGCTCATTCAGATAGCGGACGCAGTCCTCACAGGGATCTACTTCATCACCGCCGCGGTGCCGCTTGCACTCGTCGCTCTCGCCGTCAAACAACGCCGTCGATTGGATCTGGCTCGCCGGCTGCTCGTCATCGCCGCATTTCTCTGGGGCATGATCCAGGTCGTCCAGGGGCTAGCTCCTCAGGGACAGCGCTTTACCCACTGGACCCTCGCCGACAAACTGCGCACACCCCTCTTTCACCTCTATGGCAATGCCGTATCGGTGCCCACCCTCGCCGGAATCTTCCTGCTCGTCGCTCTGCTCTACGCCGTCTATCGCACCTCCATGGAAGACCACCGCCGCCGCAGCCTTCTTGAGCACGAGATGAGCAGCGCCCGCGAACTCCAGCAGGTGCTCATCCCCGAAACATTCCCCTCAATTCCTGGCTTCGCCGTCACCAGTGCCTATTGCCCCGCACTGGAAGTCGGCGGAGACTTCTTCCAGATCATCCCCCTCGATGGCGACTTCACCCTTGTCATCCTTGGCGATGTCAGCGGCAAAGGCCTCAAAGCTGCCATCGCGGTCTCACTCATCGTCGGGCTGGTGCGCGTCCTGGTTGAAAACACCCAAAGCCCCGCTCAACTGTTGACCAAGTTAAACCGGCGATTGTGTGGTCGCCTGCATGGCGGCTTTGCCACCTGCATTGCCCTCCGTATCGATCCACACGGCAACTGTGTCCTGGCCAGCGCCGGACATCCCCCTCCCTATCTCAACGATCGTGAGTTAGCTATCCCCGGCTCGTTCCCTCTCGGCTTGTTCCCCGCCGTCGCATACGAAGAAAGCCACCTGCGCCTGCAGGTTAACGATCACCTCGCGCTCTACACCGACGGACTACTCGAAGCGCGCAACAAGACAGGCGAACTCTACGGCTTTGAGCGGATACGCGAACTCTTCGCAACACTCCCCAACGCCGCCCGCGCCGCCGAAGCCGCGGTACGTTTTGGCCAGGACGACGACATCACCGTCGTCACCCTGGTCCGCGTCGCCATGGGCGAAGAATCGACCAACATCGCGCCAGCTACCTCAACCGTCTAA
- a CDS encoding tetratricopeptide repeat protein produces MQARQLTAWERAGLISPNNDYSFDALGQLRRLRDLQATTKISAKNIRASVEAMQRLGGVRNPLLEASFVRRGSRLSFRHGGALMDPLTQQLAFDFEMGPARQLRVVGTGDAALRQAAEIQEMFLRAVQLEENPATIQEAAEIYAAILVMRPQHAPALINLGTIHYNLRRFEEAEGLYRQATVADPEYALAFFDLGNVLDEMQRLAEATTAYQKAVALVPQYADAHYNLALAYERQGQRRRALRHWLAYVRLDPVGPWANHAREQARKILNTEKLSIVTRRGLLVKVAG; encoded by the coding sequence TTGCAGGCACGCCAGCTAACGGCGTGGGAGCGAGCGGGATTGATCTCTCCCAACAACGACTACTCTTTTGATGCGCTGGGGCAGCTGCGCAGGCTGCGCGATCTGCAGGCGACGACAAAGATCTCGGCGAAAAATATACGAGCATCGGTGGAGGCCATGCAGCGGCTGGGTGGAGTGCGGAACCCGCTGCTGGAGGCGAGCTTTGTGCGGCGTGGATCGCGGCTGAGCTTTCGGCATGGCGGCGCGCTGATGGATCCGCTGACGCAGCAGCTTGCCTTTGACTTTGAGATGGGGCCGGCGCGTCAGCTTCGTGTCGTGGGCACGGGAGATGCTGCTCTGCGGCAGGCGGCAGAGATTCAGGAGATGTTTTTGCGGGCGGTGCAGCTGGAGGAAAATCCGGCTACGATCCAGGAGGCTGCCGAGATCTATGCGGCGATTCTGGTGATGCGTCCGCAGCATGCGCCGGCGTTGATCAATCTTGGGACGATCCATTACAACCTGCGGCGGTTTGAGGAGGCGGAAGGACTCTATCGGCAGGCGACGGTGGCCGACCCGGAGTATGCGCTTGCGTTCTTCGATCTGGGCAATGTGCTGGACGAGATGCAGCGGCTGGCTGAGGCGACGACCGCTTATCAGAAGGCGGTTGCGCTGGTTCCGCAGTATGCGGATGCACACTACAACCTGGCGCTGGCGTATGAGCGACAGGGGCAGCGTCGACGGGCGTTGCGGCACTGGCTGGCGTATGTGCGGCTCGATCCGGTGGGACCGTGGGCCAATCATGCCAGAGAACAGGCTCGGAAGATTTTGAATACCGAGAAGCTCTCGATCGTCACCCGGCGTGGGCTGCTGGTGAAGGTCGCGGGATAG
- a CDS encoding DUF6599 family protein: MSTAVLGLVVMGASVISLEGQTPKVMLAEPPTPLLPELLRGGPDHDAGMGAPSWSGADAPVLVEDGIRRYERGGPQSPVAHGTVSGGTVIVYQFEDATGAAAAYDYLRKSGSTVVRSGVSVVVANLKLYPESAEAVLRTVEVGLPKVGGPKGMSPLLPTYLPGKGLEKGSERYALGPVGYQATGGVLPAEMIGFDKAAEVVTAKYEGKGTLTMLLYPTPQIAGDHGRQIEAEMNREGSGAGTVKLRREGPLVLLTTGAWSGAEAQRLVEGIHLRSEVTWNRAVPPEFHAEIRKTVSLLTSILVFCGLGALAAVILALFLGGGRAAIRVLQGKPAATEPEFLRIDLSGSAARIHTEGSGVEHGG, translated from the coding sequence ATGTCGACGGCCGTGTTGGGGCTGGTGGTGATGGGTGCCTCTGTGATTTCGCTGGAGGGGCAGACGCCGAAGGTGATGTTGGCCGAGCCTCCGACGCCGCTGCTGCCGGAGTTGCTGCGGGGAGGGCCGGACCATGACGCGGGGATGGGTGCTCCTTCGTGGAGCGGAGCCGATGCGCCGGTGCTGGTGGAGGATGGGATTCGCCGGTATGAGCGGGGAGGGCCGCAGAGCCCGGTGGCCCACGGAACTGTGTCGGGTGGAACGGTGATTGTGTATCAGTTTGAGGATGCGACTGGTGCGGCAGCGGCGTACGACTATCTGCGGAAGAGCGGTTCTACCGTAGTGCGGAGTGGGGTCTCGGTGGTGGTGGCAAACTTGAAGCTCTATCCCGAGTCAGCTGAGGCGGTGCTGCGGACGGTGGAGGTGGGGCTGCCGAAGGTGGGAGGGCCGAAGGGGATGTCTCCGCTGCTGCCGACTTACTTGCCGGGGAAGGGTTTGGAGAAGGGCTCGGAGCGGTATGCTCTGGGGCCGGTGGGCTATCAGGCGACGGGCGGGGTGCTTCCGGCGGAGATGATTGGCTTCGATAAAGCAGCCGAGGTGGTGACGGCGAAGTATGAGGGAAAAGGTACGCTGACGATGCTGCTCTACCCGACGCCGCAGATCGCGGGCGACCACGGACGACAGATCGAGGCGGAGATGAACCGGGAAGGTTCCGGAGCCGGGACGGTGAAGCTGAGGCGTGAGGGGCCGCTGGTGCTGCTGACGACGGGGGCCTGGAGCGGGGCAGAGGCACAGAGGCTGGTGGAGGGGATCCATCTGCGGAGTGAGGTGACCTGGAACAGGGCGGTGCCGCCGGAGTTCCATGCGGAGATCAGGAAGACGGTGAGTCTGCTGACCAGCATCCTGGTGTTCTGCGGACTGGGGGCTCTGGCGGCTGTGATTCTGGCGCTGTTTCTGGGTGGCGGACGGGCGGCGATCAGGGTACTTCAGGGTAAGCCGGCGGCGACGGAGCCGGAGTTTCTTCGGATTGATTTGAGCGGAAGTGCGGCTCGGATTCATACGGAGGGGTCCGGGGTTGAGCACGGGGGATGA
- a CDS encoding acyl-CoA dehydrogenase — MSQQVGPMALTQLGDDEQLFRDTIRRFAVEQIGPLVRGMDESQQMDAGLIRRLFELGLMGIEIPEEYGGAGGTFFNAILAVEEISAVDPSVGVMVDVQNTLCINALVRWANEEQKKKYLTRLATDTIGSYALSEASSGSDAFALQTRAVKRGDDYVLNGQKLWITNAKEAGLFIVFATIDPAAGYKGITAFLVEKDAAGFTLGKKEDKLGIRASSTCELIFNDCVVPAAQVLGEPGKGYKIAIETLNEGRIGIGSQMLGLAEGAWGHAAKWAKERKQFGKTLVEFQAMQFQLAEMATEIEAARLMVYNAARLKDAKREFLKEAAMCKYFTSQVAERVASLAVEVYGGSGFVKDYPVEKLYRDAKIGKIYEGTSFMQLATIAKLTLGKV; from the coding sequence ATGTCGCAACAGGTTGGACCGATGGCGTTGACGCAGTTGGGGGATGACGAGCAACTTTTTCGCGATACGATACGGCGCTTTGCGGTGGAGCAGATCGGTCCGCTGGTGCGCGGCATGGATGAGTCGCAGCAGATGGATGCCGGGCTTATCCGAAGACTCTTTGAGCTTGGGTTGATGGGGATCGAGATTCCCGAGGAGTACGGCGGGGCGGGTGGAACGTTTTTCAATGCGATTCTTGCGGTCGAGGAGATCTCTGCGGTCGATCCGTCGGTTGGGGTGATGGTCGATGTGCAGAACACGCTGTGCATCAATGCGCTGGTGCGATGGGCGAATGAAGAGCAGAAGAAAAAATATCTGACGCGCCTTGCGACAGACACGATCGGATCGTATGCGCTCAGCGAAGCGTCGTCTGGCTCCGATGCCTTTGCGTTGCAGACGCGGGCGGTGAAGCGTGGGGACGATTATGTTCTCAACGGACAGAAGCTGTGGATCACGAATGCGAAAGAGGCAGGGCTGTTTATTGTCTTTGCGACGATCGATCCGGCGGCCGGATACAAGGGGATTACGGCGTTTTTGGTTGAGAAGGACGCGGCCGGATTTACGCTTGGGAAGAAGGAAGACAAGCTTGGTATTCGCGCGTCGAGTACGTGCGAACTCATCTTTAACGACTGCGTTGTGCCTGCGGCGCAGGTGCTGGGCGAGCCGGGTAAGGGATACAAGATCGCCATCGAGACGCTGAACGAAGGTCGCATCGGGATTGGCTCGCAGATGTTGGGGCTGGCCGAGGGCGCGTGGGGCCATGCGGCGAAGTGGGCGAAGGAGCGCAAGCAGTTCGGCAAGACGCTGGTGGAGTTTCAGGCGATGCAGTTTCAGCTGGCCGAGATGGCGACGGAGATCGAGGCGGCGAGATTGATGGTCTATAACGCAGCTCGGCTGAAGGATGCGAAGCGCGAGTTTCTGAAGGAGGCGGCGATGTGCAAGTACTTCACGTCGCAGGTGGCGGAGCGCGTTGCCAGTCTCGCGGTCGAGGTCTACGGGGGATCGGGTTTTGTGAAGGACTACCCTGTCGAGAAGCTGTACCGCGATGCCAAGATCGGCAAGATCTATGAAGGTACGTCGTTCATGCAGCTGGCGACCATTGCTAAGTTGACGCTGGGCAAGGTTTAG
- a CDS encoding MFS transporter, whose translation MTTSLQSEKRAPLAFLGIACAVGVSTMYYNQPLLLEMGRSYGVSAGHVGFVAVATQVGYACGLLSFVPLGDVLERRALMMKMYGAEAIALLLVAVAPGLTWLIAASVLIGLFASVTHVALPIAPDLVSHEKRGRAIGTVMTGLLLGILLARTFAGWVSGIHGWRWVFVVAAVVNAAFVPLMGRVMPKLPPKQQLRYADAMRSLWTLFRTQPLLRESSVVGALVFASFSCFWTTLAFVLHSHYGLGAGVAGTFGVVGAAGALVAPLAGRLSDRHGSRWVISLGMGLLTSSYVLLWVEEPVRLPMTVHIIALAVGVLVLDIGAQMIQVANQTRILGLVPSARSRINTVYMTVYFSGAAVGSALATVAWEHWKWNGVCCLAIGFIALAGLRHAAGSRDAGADHHRITEEDLLLEA comes from the coding sequence ATGACCACTTCATTGCAATCCGAAAAACGTGCCCCACTGGCCTTTTTGGGGATAGCCTGCGCTGTGGGCGTTTCGACGATGTACTACAACCAGCCGCTTCTGCTGGAGATGGGCCGCTCCTACGGGGTTTCGGCTGGTCATGTGGGCTTCGTCGCGGTGGCGACCCAGGTGGGTTACGCGTGTGGCTTGCTGTCCTTTGTTCCGCTGGGCGATGTGCTGGAGCGCCGCGCGTTGATGATGAAGATGTATGGCGCGGAGGCGATTGCGCTTCTGCTCGTTGCGGTTGCCCCCGGACTAACCTGGCTGATTGCTGCGAGTGTGTTGATTGGACTCTTTGCGTCGGTCACTCACGTTGCGCTTCCGATTGCGCCCGATCTGGTTTCGCATGAAAAGCGCGGCCGGGCTATCGGTACGGTGATGACCGGGCTGCTGCTGGGTATTCTGCTGGCCCGCACCTTTGCTGGTTGGGTGAGCGGCATCCATGGCTGGCGCTGGGTCTTTGTGGTGGCGGCGGTGGTGAATGCGGCATTTGTTCCGCTGATGGGGAGGGTGATGCCGAAGCTGCCCCCGAAGCAGCAGTTGCGCTATGCCGATGCGATGAGGTCGCTCTGGACGCTCTTTCGTACGCAGCCTCTGCTGAGAGAATCTTCGGTTGTCGGCGCGCTTGTCTTTGCGTCGTTCAGCTGCTTCTGGACGACGCTGGCTTTCGTGCTGCATAGCCATTACGGGCTAGGTGCGGGGGTCGCCGGCACCTTCGGGGTGGTCGGGGCGGCGGGAGCATTGGTCGCACCACTGGCGGGGAGGCTCTCCGACAGGCACGGGTCGCGATGGGTGATCTCGCTTGGGATGGGGCTGCTGACGTCTTCCTACGTTCTGTTGTGGGTGGAAGAGCCGGTCAGGCTGCCGATGACGGTCCACATCATCGCGCTGGCGGTCGGAGTGCTGGTGCTCGATATCGGGGCGCAGATGATACAGGTGGCGAACCAGACGCGGATCCTGGGGCTGGTGCCCTCTGCACGCAGCCGGATCAATACGGTCTATATGACGGTGTATTTCAGCGGGGCGGCGGTGGGGTCGGCACTGGCGACGGTCGCGTGGGAGCACTGGAAGTGGAACGGAGTCTGTTGCCTGGCGATCGGCTTTATCGCGCTGGCGGGGCTGCGGCATGCGGCCGGAAGCCGCGATGCTGGAGCAGATCACCACCGGATCACGGAAGAAGATCTTTTGCTCGAGGCTTAG